The Myxococcus virescens sequence CTCGGCTCGACCAGCTCCAGGCCAGTCTTTCCACCCGCGAGAGCACGACACGCTTCGCCCGCGCGGGGGTGTCCACCGTCATTGCCCTCCTGGTGGGTGGGGCGTCGGGCAAGCTCTTCTACGATTCTCTTCGCACGCCCCTGCTGGCGTGGGCGGCGGCCCTGGTGTCCGTGTCGCTGCTCGTCTACGCCTTCATCAGCTACCGCTCGGGCCGGAAGTTCCTGGTGGATGAGCTGAAGCAATACGAGTCGATGCTGGCCCTTCGCAGCGAGCTGCGGCTGGACGACCCCTCGGCGCTGCTTCCCCGGTGAGCGCCGCCCGGAAGAAGGCCACCGCGCGCCGTCCTGGGCGTTTCATCGTCCTGGAAGGACTGGATGGGGCTGGTACCACGACGCAGGTGGAGCGGCTTGCCGCGGCCCTGCGCGCGGAGGGGCACTCGGTGCTGACCACGCGGGAGCCGTCTGACGGCCCCGTGGGGACGATGATTCGCCAGGCGCTCACGGGCCGGTTGGGACTGCCCGGTGGGGCGGGCCCGCTGGCGCCGGAGACGCTGGCGTTGCTGTTCGCCGCGGACCGGACGGACCACCTCACGGCCCGGGTGCTCCCGGCGCTGGCGGCGGGCCAGATTGTCCTGTGTGACCGCTACGTCCTGTCGTCCCTGGCCTACCAGGGCGCGTCGCTGCCCATGGAATGGGTGGAGGCGGTGAATGCGTGCGCGGTGTCGCCGGACCTGACGCTGTTCGTCGGCGTGGCGCCGGAGGTGGCGGCACGGCGCCGCAAGGCACGCGGCGGGACGGCGGAGCTGTTCGAGGCGGACGAGGCTCAGCGGCGGATTGCGAAGCAGTACGTAGCCGCCATCCGCCGCCGGGAGCAGCACGAGCGCATCGTCCACATCGACGGCGAGCAGGGCATCGAGGCCGTGACGACCGCGTCGTTGGTAGAGATTCGCAAGCTGCTGGCCCGCAAGCGCTGAGCGGTCTGGGGCGGTATTCCCGCCCGGCGGTTGCGGGATGACCGCGTGGCGGACCCAAGCCTCGCCACGCGGACAAATCCACCTCCTGCTGCTTCGTGTCGCTCGTCTCCAGCACGAGCGCCGCCCGGGCCGAGAATCCGGCGGGGCGGCGGTCAGAGGTCCAGCCGCCTCAGCCGCAGGGCGTTGCCGATGACGGAGACGGACGAGACGCTCATCGCCGCGCTGGCAATCATGGGGCTCAGCAGCAGTCCGAAGAACGGGTAGAGGACCCCCGCTGCGATGGGGACGCCGAGCACGTTGTAGATGAACGCGAAGAAGAGGTTCTGGCGGATGTTGTGCACGGTGCCCCGGCTCAGGTGCCGGGCGCGGACGATGCCGCGGAGGTCACCCTTCACCAGCGTGACGGCGGCGCTCTCCATGGCGATGTCAGTGCCCGTGCCCATGGCGATGCCCACGTTGGCCTGGGCGAGCGCAGGCGCGTCGTTCACCCCGTCTCCGGCCATGGCCACCACGTGCCCTTCGGCCTGGAGGCGCTTCACCATCTCGTTCTTCTCCTCGGGGCGCACCTCCGCGTGGACTTCGTCGATGCCCAGGCGCCGGGCCACCGCCTCCGCCGTCGTCCGGCTGTCACCCGTGAGCATCACGAGGCGCAGCCCATCGGCACGGAGCTGCTGAACGGCTTCGGGGGTGCTGGCCTTCACCGGGTCGGCCACGCCCAGCAGCCCGGCCGGCTTTCCGTCCACGGCGACGAACATCACCGTCTGCCCTTCTCGCCTCAGGGCCTCCGCCCTCTCCAGGAACGCCCCTGCCTCGATGCCGAGTCCCTCGAGCAGCCGGGCATTCCCGAGCGCCACCTGCGCACCATCCACACGCCCCGTCACGCCCTGGCCTGTCACGGACTTGAAGCCGTGTGTCTCCGTGAGGACGGCACCCCGTGCCTCTGCGCCCTTCACGATGGCGGACGCGAGCGGGTGCTCGCTCCCGCGCTCGATGCTGCCGGCGAGGTGAAGCAGCCGCGCCTCGTCGAAACCAGGGGCGGTCACCACCGTGGTGAGGCTCGGCCTGCCCTCGGTGAGGGTGCCCGTCTTGTCGACGACGAGGGTGTCCACCTTCGCCAGTTCCTCGAGCGCCGCCGCGTCCCGGATGAGGACGCCGGCCTGCGCACCACGCCCCATGCCCACCACGATGGAGATGGGCGTGGCCAGGCCCAGGGCACACGGGCACGCGATGATGAGGACGGCCACGGCGTTGACCAGCGCGTGGGCGAGCCGGGGCTCGGGTCCCCACATGCTCCAGATGAACGCCGTCAGGACGGCGATGACCACCACCGCGGGCACGAACCACCCGGAGACGGTGTCGGCCAGACGCTGGATGGGGGCCCGGCTGCGCTGGGCCTCGGCCACCCGCTGTACGATTTGGGAGAGGAGCGTGTCGCGGCCGACACGCTCGGCCCGCATCACGAAGCCGCCGGTGCCGTTGACCGTCCCTCCTGTTACGCGGCTGCCAGGTGTCTTCTCGGAGGGAATCGGCTCACCCGTCACCATGGACTCGTCCACGGCGCTCTCGCCCTCCAGGACCACGCCATCCACGGGAACCTTCTCTCCCGGTCGGACGCGGAGGCGGTCACCCACGTGGACCCTGTCCAGCGCCACGTCCTCTTCGCGCCCGTCCTCGCGCAGCAGCCGCGCCGTCTTCGGAGCCAGCCCGAGCAGCGCCTTCAAGGCTCCCGAGGTGGCATGACGGGCTCGGAGCTCCAGCACCTGCCCCAGCAGCACCAGCGTGGTGATGACCGCCGCGGCCTCGAAGTACAAGGGAACGTGGCCACCGTGGCCGGTGAAGGCGTGGGGCAGGAGGCCGGGGAAGAGGGTGGCGAAGACGCTGAAGCCGTAGGCGGCGCCCGTCCCAAGGGCAATCAGCGTGAACATGTTGAGGTGCCGGTTGCGCACCGACGCCCAGCCCCGCTGGAAGAAGGGCCAGCCCCCCCACAGCACCACGGGCGTCGCCAGGGCGAACTGCACCCAGGCCATGAGCGGCCCTGGGATGAGGCGCTGGATGGGCTGGCCCGGAATCATCTCGGACATGCCCAGGACGAACACAGGGAGCGAGAGGGCAACGCTCACCCAGAAGCGCCGCCGCATGTCGAGGTACTCCGGGTCGGGTGCGTCCTCGAGGGTGACGGTCCGTGGCTCCAGGGCCATGCCGCAGATGGGGCACGCCCCCGGCTCGGGACGCACGATCTCCGGGTGCATCGGGCAGACGTACTCGGTGCGCGTCTGGAGGACCGGCTGCTCGGGCTCGAGGGCCATGCCGCACTTGGGGCAGGTGCCGGGATGGTCCTGCCGCACCTCGGGGTCCATCGGGCAGATGTACAGGGTGCCCGCGGGGGCAGGCTCCGGCGGCTGGGGCTCGGGCGCGAGGTACTTTCGCGGCTCGGCCGTGAACTTCTCGCGGCACTTCGGGTTGCAGAAGAAGTACGTGTGCCCCTCGTGCACGTGGCTGCCGCCCTTCGGTGCCTGGGGATCCACGAACATGCCGCAGACGGGGTCCTTCGCCTTGCCCTCCGGCAGCTGCGGAGGGTGGTGTCCGGTGTGAGCTTCTGGGGGGAGATGAGTCGTCATCGTCGCGCTTCCTTTGCCGGGGATCACGAAGCACCCCGTTCCTTCTTACAGTTCCGAGCGAAGCGGCCTGCCGCCCGAAGCGGGCCCATGACTGCCTGTTAGGAAGGCTCTGAGGGCGAACCCGCGCGGCTCGTCAGCTCGGGTAACAAGCCAGAGGCGTCCGCCGCGCCGGACGCTGTGCATGGAGGGGGCCCGTGGCACCTGTGAGCGGCGGAGTTACAGGTCACCTCACAGGGGGCTTCCGAACGGTGTGCGAGGCTACGTCGACGATGCTGAGCGTTCCCGCGGTCTGGTTGGTGATGAAGCCCAGCGGTTAGGTACGCGGCACATCGAGGGTGCTGGCGTCAATGCCGGTCAGGCTCTTGCCGTCCTCGTTGTCCACGGACATGAGGCCGTCGTTCCCCGGCCTCCATAGGACGCATTCGGTTGTGAATGTCGCCTGATTGCATGTGTTGCTTAAGGTGACTCCTTGAAGTCATCGGAACGCAGGCCAAAGCGCTTGAGGAGGCGGTGGAGGCTCTCGCGCTCCATGCCCGCGCGCTCAGCGGCCCGCGTCACATTGCCCCCGAATTCCCGCAGCAGGGCGATGAGGTAATCGCGCGATGCACGGTCCCGCGCCAGGTCCACCGCCTCCCGGAAGGGCATCTTCACCAGAGGGTCGGCGGGCAGTGCTCCCTGTTGTCCGCCCGTGACTTCAGGGGGGAGTGCGTCAGGGCCCACCCGGGAGCCCGTGGTGATGGCCACCGCGCGTTCGATGGCATTCTCCAACTGGCGCACGTTGCCCGGCCAGCTGTACCCGGTGAGCGCACGCAGCGCGTCCGGCTCCAGGCCATCCACCGGCTGCCGGTAGGTCTTCGCCGCCTTCTGTACGAAGTGCATGGCCAGCAGGGGGATGTCCTCGCGCCGCTCCCGCAGGGACGGCAGATGTACCGGGAAGACATTGAGCCGGTAGTAGAGGTCTTCGCGGAAGCGGCCCGCAGTCACTTCGGCCTTGAGGTCGCGGTGGGTGGCGGTGATGACGCGTGCGTCGATGCGGCGCGCAACCGCGTCTCCGACACGGCGCACCTCCTTGTCCTGGAGCGTGCGGTTGAGCTTCACCTGGACGGACAGGGGCAGCTCTCCAATCTCGTCCAGGAAGATGGTCCCCCCGGAGGCTGCCTCGAAGAGACCGGCCTTGGTCTCTACCGCGCCGGTGAAGGCGCCCCGGGCGTGACCGAACAGCTCGCTCTCGATGAGTTCGGAGGGCAGCGCGCCGCAGTTGACCGCGATGAAGGGTCGGTTCTTGCGTGGGCCGTGGTGGTGGATGGCCCGCGCCACCAGCTCCTTGCCCGTCCCCGTCTCCCCGGTGATGAGGACCGTGATGTCCAGCTCGGAGGCGCGCTCCAGCAGGCCGTAGAGCGCACGCATGGGCGCGCTCCTGCCAATGATGTTCTGGAAGCTGTAGATGCCCTCCAGCTCGCGCCGCAGTGAGGCGGCCTGCTCCTTGAGCCGCTTGCGCTCGAGGGCGCGGGCTACCACCAGGGACGCCTCGTCCGGGTCGAAGGGCTTGGGCAGGTAGTCATAGGCCCCCTCCTTGATGGCCTCTACCGCCTTGGGGACGGAGGCGTACGCCGTCATCAGGATGACCTCGATGGTGGGCGCGTGCTGCTTGACTGCCTTGAGCACCTCGAAGCCGTCCGCTCCCGGCATTCGGATGTCCGTCACCACCACGTCGAACGACTGCGTCTGGATGAGGGAGAGTGCACGGCCTCCGTCTTCAGCCGTCCTCACGTGATACGCGTCACCGAGGATGCGGGTGATGAGGTGGCGCATGTTCTCCTTGTCGTCGACAACGAGAACACTCGGTCTGTCCGTCACGGCGTACTCCGGGGGAGATGCAGGGTGAATTCCGCACCACGTCCAGGCAGGTTGCGCGGCTGGATGCGGCCACCATGGGCCTGGGCGATGGCCTGCGACACCGCCAACCCCAGCCCGGTGCCGTGGGGCTTGGTGGTGAAGAAGGGCTCGAACATCCGCTTCTGTGCCTCGGGAGAGAGGCCGGGCCCGCTGTCGCGGAATGAAAGCGCCACCTCGTCTTCGTGGGCGTGGATGGCCACGGTCACCTGTCCCGAGGGGCCCGCGGCCTCCATGGCGTTCTTGACCAAATTTGTGACCACCTGCCGCAGCCGCTGCGGATGGCCTGCCACCCGGGCTTCGCCTTCCACCGTCAGGGAGGCCGCGGAGAGCTGGGCGGACTCCCGCTGCCGGGAGACGACTTCCTCCACCAGCTCTCGCAACTCCAGCGTCTCGCCCGGGACCTGGAGTGGCCGCGACAGGTCGAGCATCCCCTCCACGATGTCACGGCAGCGCAGCGTCTCCTCTTCGATGATGCGCAGGTCGTCCGCGAGCGCACCCTCCGCCTTGCGCTGAAGCAGGCGCACGTAGCCGAGGATGACCCCCAGGGGATTGTTGATTTCATGCGCCACGCCCGCCGCCAGGCGGCCGATGCCCGCCAGCCGCTCGCTTTGAACCAGGCGCTCCTGGTGCTCACGGAGCGCGGCGGTCATCCGGTTGAACTGCTGCGCCAACCTTCCGAACTCGTCCGGGCGGTCCAGCGCGATGCGCGTCATGAGGTCGCCCGCGGCGATACGGGCGGCGCCGGCCTCCAGCAGCGACACCGGGCGGGCCACCGAGCGTCCGATGTAGAGGCCTACGCCCGCCGCGAGCAGGGCTGCGGCGGCCAGGATGGCGACCGTCCACTGGAAGCTGGCGTGCTGGACCGTGCTCGCGTGCTCCTCGAACTTGCCAATGGCGCGCTCGTAGTGTGAGGCCAGAGTGTCCGCGCTCTCCTGGATGACGTCGACCAGTTCCAGGGCCCTGGCGTGCTCACGGGCCGCGGTGGCATGGTCCTCGCGCAGCACGGCTGGCACGAGCGCCTCGCGGAAAAGCCGGTCCAGCTCCATCGTGGTGCGGCGCATGGTCTCCACCTGGGCGCGTTCCTCGGAGGTGGTGGCCTGGGCCTGGACCGCTTCGAGGCGCTCCATGGCGCGGTGATAGGCGCTGTCGTAGAGCGGCAGGTGGCTGGCGTTGCCGAGGATGACGGTGTGCGCCTGGTGTGCGTAGAGGTCTCTGACCGAGGTCGCGAGCGACAGCGTGGTGCGCACGGCTGTTTCCTGCCGCCGCACGCTGTGCAGGGCCTCGTGGATCTCCGCCATGCCCTCGAGCGCGGCATAGGCTGCCGCGCCGAAGGTCAGGACGAGGAGCGAGAAGGCGTAGAAGAGCCTGCGAGCGGTTCCGGACACGACATCCCCTGGCGAACGAAGGTAGGGGTTTAGCAACAGGCAGGCCCATGTGGTGCGCGCTGCAAGTGGCTGAACTCATTCCTGGGCGGCGTTCCCTCATGTTGGCGAGAAGAGGGCCGGGTGTGACCAGGCTGGTCACACTGTCATGGGCCGGGGGCTGGCTTAGTGGGAGCCCTCCGCATGGACGTCCACGAGCGTCATCATCCCGGCCTCGGCGTGCTCTTGGATGTGGCAGTGGAGCATCCAGGCCCCCACGTCCTGCGGGAACATCGCCACATCCACCGTCTCCCTTGGACGAATCAGCACGGTGTCGCGCCAGTGCCCCTCGTCCACCGATGCACCATTGCGCGCCACCACGCGGAAGAACTGGCCATGCACGTGCATGGGGTGCAGGCGGGAGGACTCGTTGACGAAACGCAGCGTGGCCCATTGGTGGGCAGGGAGCCGGTAGACCTTGTGGTGCGCGGAGGCATGCTCCCCCTCGTGGTGGAACGCCTCGTCATTGATGGTCCACTCGATGCCGAAGGGGCCTCCCCGCCTAGCATTCAGTCGGAAGGTCTCCGCGGGTAGCAGTGCACGCGCTGGAGAGAGGTCAGGGCTCGGGGGCGGGGCAACTGCTGCCACTTCGGGCGGCCGCACGACGTCTCCAGAGACCACCAGCGTTGCGAGAGGGAACGGCCTGCGTGTGAAGTGGTCCATCACCTCCAGGCGCGGGTTGCTCAGCGCCTCGGGAACGGTGAAGTCCAGGTCGACGCGGTTCCCTGGAGCGAGCTCCAAGCGGGAGGCCGGCAGCGGCCGGTCCGTGGCCAGCCCGTCGATCGCGATGACAGATGCGCCCAGCCCTTCGAAGGAAGGTGCGAACACGCGCCCGTTTGCAACGTTGACCATTCGCAGGCGCACCCGCTCGCCGGGTTGCAGCGGGACTTCTGGCTGGACAGCGCCGTTCACCGTGGAGACCTGCCCCCAGCGGCCGTCGTGCGCGAGGTCGTGGCGCGTGTTGAATCGGCCGTCAATCTGGCCACCCGCGTCGAGTCGCCAGTCGTCGAGCACCCAGACGAGCTCGCGTGAGAAAGGGCCGGGCTTCGGGTCCTCCACGATGAGCACGCCGAACAGCCCTCGCTCGACTTGCTCGCTCCCGCGCAGGTGCGGGTGAAACCAGTAGGTTCCTGCGTCCTTCACCTTGAACTCATAGACGAAGGTTCCCCCAGGAGGGATGGGAGGCTGGGTCACTCCGGGAACGCCGTCCATTCCGTTCGGAAGCCGGATGCCGTGCCAGTGAATGGTCGTCGGCTGCGGCAGCTTGTTGGTGAATCGCACGCGGACCGTGTCGCCATGGGTGGCGCGAAGGGTGGGGCCGGGGACCTGGCCGTTGTAGGCCCAGACCTCCAGACTCCGGCCATCCAAAAGCGGGAGGGCTGTCGGGGCCGCGACGAGCTCGAACTCGCGCACGCGGCCCGTGGACGGGATGTCTTCAGGGTAGGGCGGTGCCACGCGCGGCTGCCGGAGCGTCGCCATGGCGGCATCATCCTCCTGGCCGAGGCCGAGTGCCGCGAGCATTGCGAGGAGGGCAACGAGCGCTGCCCCGATGAACCAGCGATTGCGATGCATGAAGTCTCTTCACGAATGATGGAAGGTGCGGGCGAGGAGGGGACCAGGCCGCCGTGGTGGCGTGGCCCGCAGGCGCGCGACCTCGGTGCGCAGCCTGCCCGGAACGGCGGTCTACTGGATGGTGACGAGCCCGCTGATGTGGTCCATCGCGCAGGCGTAGCGCAGCGTGCCCGACTTGCTGGGGGTGAACTCCACGGTCACCGGCGTGTCCATGGGGAGCGGCTTGTTGATGCCCAGGTCGGCCATGACAATCTCCGTGGCGCACGTCTTGGCCGTCTTGCGCGTGACCACGAGGCGGACGGGCTGCCCCGCCTTCACCTTCACGTCCGAGGGCTCGAAGCCCTTGGAGGTCACCGTGAGGTCCACGGTCTGGACGCCGTTCCTGGTGGCCGGGGCCGAGGCGGGCTTCTGTGCGGGCGCAGCGGCCTTCTTGGCCGCGCCTCCGTGCGCGGAATGCTCGCCGTGCCCGGCGTGCTCGCTCTGTTTGGCGTGCTCGTCACTCGCGACCGCGGGGGCCGCGGCAATCAGGGGGAGTGCAGCAAGGAGTCCCATCAGGCTCTTCTTCATCGCTTGGTTGCTCCCAGTGTGAGGATGCCCTCGGGGACGTCCGGCATCCTGTGGGTCCGGTCCGCCGGAGCACAACGCGTGCCGAGGACTGAACGCGCCTGTTCATGCGGGGTTGCCGTGTCGCGGCACCTGTCCTGAGTACCCAGATGGGTTTCGCTGTAACCGTCACGGTCACAGGTGGAACGTGAAGCGGCGTCGTTCCACGGAGCCGTGAAGTGCCGTTCATGGCCGACACGCTGCGGGTGGCGCGCGAGGCGCTGGCCACCGCGGCTGGACCTCTTCGCAGGTGTAAGCCTTTCGGGGGAGGCGCGTCAGTGGGGTGACCCGCTAGCTCGCGGGCAGGAGGAAGCCCCATGAATGCCGTTGAAGCAGCCTCGTCCCGGTCTCCCGCGGGCGCCCTGGAGCGGATGGACCTCGCCGTGTCGGGTATGACGTGCGCCGCATGCGCGCGCCGCGTGGAGCGCACTCTGAGCGAGGTGGAGGGGGTCCAGGAGTGCAGCGTCAACTTCGCCACCCGCCGGGCCAGTGTACTCTTCGACGCTCGGGCCACGTCCGTCAGCGCACTGGCCGATGCGGTGGCCGACGCTGGCTATCGCGCCGAGGTGCCGCAGGCTTCCACCGCGGAAGAGACGGACGCCGCGGAGGAGCGAGGGCTCCGGCGCCGGCTCGCCGTGGCCGTGCTCTTCGGCTTGCCGGTGGTTGTCCTCGCCATGTCCCACGGAGCGCTCGACTTCACCGGTTCCACCTGGGTGCAGCTCGGCCTGACGCTGCCAGTCATGGCGTACAGCGGTGGTCCCATCTTCCGGGCGGCGTGGGCCGCGTTGCGGCACAGGTCGGCGGACATGAACGTCCTGGTGGCGCTCGGGACCGGCGCGGCTTTCATCTACTCGGTGGTGGCCACCGTGTGGCCGACGTTCATGGTCACCGGGGACCACGGAAGTCATGGTGGGCACGGAGCCGCACCTCCCATCTACTTCGAGGCGGCGGCCGCGGTGATTGCCTTCGTGCTGCTCGGGCGCTTCCTGGAATCGCGAGCACGCACCCGGGCCGGGGATGCCATCCGGCGGCTTCAGGCGTTGGCCCCTTCCATCGCCACCGTGCTGGAGAATGGCGTCGAGCGAGAGGTTCCACTCGCCGAGGTGCGGGTGGGGGACCGTGTGGTGGTGCGTCCGGGACAGTCCATCCCCGTCGATGGCTCCGTCGTGGAGGGGGCCTCCTCGGTGGACGAATCCATGCTCACGGGGGAAAGCCTGCCGGTGGAGAAGGCCGCGGGCGCGGAGGTCTTCGCCGGGACGATGAACGGCACGGGCCGCCTGGTCTTCCGCGCGGCCAAGGTGGGGAGTGACACCGCGCTCCAGCAGATTGTCCAGGTGGTGGAGCGGGCCCAGGGCACCAAGGCGCCCATCGCGCGCCTCGCGGACGTGGTGAGCGGCGTATTCACTCCGGTGGTGCTGCTCATCGCCATCGCCACGTTCGCGGCCTGGTTCGTCCTGGCCCCCGAGGAGACGCGCCTGACGATGGCCCTGCTCAACGCGGTGGCCGTGTTGGTCATCGCTTGCCCGTGCGCCCTGGGCCTGGCCACGCCCGCGGCGCTCATGGTGGGGATGGGGCGGGGGGCGCAGCTCGGAGTGCTGGTGAAGAGCGCCGCTTCGTTGGAAGGAGCGAGCCGTATCGACACCGTGGTGCTCGACAAGACGGGCACGCTGACGCAGGGACGCCCGGCGGTGGTCCGCGTCCTCACCGCGAGCGGCATGACGGAGGAGGAAGTGCTGACCCTCGCCGCCGCCGCCGAATCGGCGAGCGAGCATCCGCTGGCCCGTGCCGTCGTGTCCGAGGCCTCCAACCGGGGCCTGAAGGTCGGCACGCCGGAGTCGTTCACCGCCACTCCGGGACATGGTGTGGAGGCCCAGGTTGGTGGGCGCAGGGTGCTCGTGGGCAGTCGTCGGATGCTGGACGGACAGGGCGTTTCCGGGAGCGAGGACGCCGAACGCGCGCTCACGGCGGACGGGCAGACGCCCGTGCTCATCGCGGTGGACGGGCGCTGGGTAGGCGCCATCGGCATCGCGGATCCAGAGCGGGAGGAGGCCGCCACGGTGGTCCAATCCCTGCGGAGCATGGGGCTGCACGTGGTGATGCTCACGGGCGATCATGAGGGACCGGCCGGACGGGTGGCGCGCGCGCTCGGCATCGACCGGGTCTTCGCTGGTGTACTGCCCTCCGGTAAGGCGCACGTGGTGCGTACGCTCCAGGCGGAGGGACGGCGCGTGGCCATGGTGGGGGATGGCATCAACGACGCGCCGGCCCTGGCGGAGGCGGACCTCGGAGTTGCCATGGGGACGGGGACGGACGTGGCCCGGGATGCCGCGGGCGTCGCGCTGCTTCGCTCCGATTTGCGAGGACTGCCGGCGGCACTCGGCCTGGCTCGCACCACGATGCGGGTCATCCGGCAGAACCTGTTCTGGGCCTTCCTCTACAACGTGCTTGGCATCCCGGTCGCGGCGGGGTTGCTCTACGGCCTGACAGGCTGGCTGTTGTCACCGATGCTGGCGAGCGTGGCCATGTCCCTGTCGAGTGTGTCGGTGCTGCTCAACAGCCTGCGTCTGCGGCGCCTGCGCCTGCCAGCGCCCCAGGCGGCCTGAGCCAGACCTTCCTCCCGAAGTCCCCACGGCGCCACGGTCCTCCATTCGGGACCGTGGCGTTCGTGCATTCACGGCACCTGTAAGAGCCCGGCTCCTGGCCCGTCAACAGGGGTGAACGCGGTGGACATGAGGGCGCGACCTGCTCCCTGGCCCGCTGCGTGGAACCTGCGTCCAGGGAGAGCGCGTCATGTTGGATTCTATCGAAGTGGGAGTCGTCTCTGGCAGCGTGCTGGCCGCGGCGGCCACCGTCCTGTTCTTCTTCGGCCCGCGCCAGCGCACCCGGGCCCGGAGCGAGGTCGGCGGCGCGCAGGAAGTGGACCTGATGGTGGACGGCGGCTACCGCCCCGACCGCATCGTGGTGCGCGCGGGCGTGCCGGTGAAGCTCAACGTCCTGCGCACGGACCGCTCCGCGTGCTCGGAGCAGATCGTGCTCGGCGACCTCGGCGTCACGCGCACGCTGCCCACCGGGCGCGTGGTGACCATCGACCTGCCCGCGCTCACGCCCGGCGCGTACGACTTCACCTGCGGGATGAGCATGCTGCGCGGCCGCCTCATCGCAGAGGTCTGAGCCCCGGGCCTGTAAGTCGCCGGCCCCTGCCACGTCCAAGGGGCCGAAGCCGGTCACCTGCTCCGAAAGGAATCCCATCATGAAGAAGCTCCTCGTCCTCTCCTTGTTGTCTCCTCTCACCGCCTGCGCCGCCGCTCCCTGGAGCGCGCTCGACGAGGATTCCACGTCGCCCACTTCG is a genomic window containing:
- a CDS encoding sensor histidine kinase, with product MSGTARRLFYAFSLLVLTFGAAAYAALEGMAEIHEALHSVRRQETAVRTTLSLATSVRDLYAHQAHTVILGNASHLPLYDSAYHRAMERLEAVQAQATTSEERAQVETMRRTTMELDRLFREALVPAVLREDHATAAREHARALELVDVIQESADTLASHYERAIGKFEEHASTVQHASFQWTVAILAAAALLAAGVGLYIGRSVARPVSLLEAGAARIAAGDLMTRIALDRPDEFGRLAQQFNRMTAALREHQERLVQSERLAGIGRLAAGVAHEINNPLGVILGYVRLLQRKAEGALADDLRIIEEETLRCRDIVEGMLDLSRPLQVPGETLELRELVEEVVSRQRESAQLSAASLTVEGEARVAGHPQRLRQVVTNLVKNAMEAAGPSGQVTVAIHAHEDEVALSFRDSGPGLSPEAQKRMFEPFFTTKPHGTGLGLAVSQAIAQAHGGRIQPRNLPGRGAEFTLHLPRSTP
- a CDS encoding heavy metal translocating P-type ATPase, encoding MTTHLPPEAHTGHHPPQLPEGKAKDPVCGMFVDPQAPKGGSHVHEGHTYFFCNPKCREKFTAEPRKYLAPEPQPPEPAPAGTLYICPMDPEVRQDHPGTCPKCGMALEPEQPVLQTRTEYVCPMHPEIVRPEPGACPICGMALEPRTVTLEDAPDPEYLDMRRRFWVSVALSLPVFVLGMSEMIPGQPIQRLIPGPLMAWVQFALATPVVLWGGWPFFQRGWASVRNRHLNMFTLIALGTGAAYGFSVFATLFPGLLPHAFTGHGGHVPLYFEAAAVITTLVLLGQVLELRARHATSGALKALLGLAPKTARLLREDGREEDVALDRVHVGDRLRVRPGEKVPVDGVVLEGESAVDESMVTGEPIPSEKTPGSRVTGGTVNGTGGFVMRAERVGRDTLLSQIVQRVAEAQRSRAPIQRLADTVSGWFVPAVVVIAVLTAFIWSMWGPEPRLAHALVNAVAVLIIACPCALGLATPISIVVGMGRGAQAGVLIRDAAALEELAKVDTLVVDKTGTLTEGRPSLTTVVTAPGFDEARLLHLAGSIERGSEHPLASAIVKGAEARGAVLTETHGFKSVTGQGVTGRVDGAQVALGNARLLEGLGIEAGAFLERAEALRREGQTVMFVAVDGKPAGLLGVADPVKASTPEAVQQLRADGLRLVMLTGDSRTTAEAVARRLGIDEVHAEVRPEEKNEMVKRLQAEGHVVAMAGDGVNDAPALAQANVGIAMGTGTDIAMESAAVTLVKGDLRGIVRARHLSRGTVHNIRQNLFFAFIYNVLGVPIAAGVLYPFFGLLLSPMIASAAMSVSSVSVIGNALRLRRLDL
- a CDS encoding multicopper oxidase family protein — its product is MHRNRWFIGAALVALLAMLAALGLGQEDDAAMATLRQPRVAPPYPEDIPSTGRVREFELVAAPTALPLLDGRSLEVWAYNGQVPGPTLRATHGDTVRVRFTNKLPQPTTIHWHGIRLPNGMDGVPGVTQPPIPPGGTFVYEFKVKDAGTYWFHPHLRGSEQVERGLFGVLIVEDPKPGPFSRELVWVLDDWRLDAGGQIDGRFNTRHDLAHDGRWGQVSTVNGAVQPEVPLQPGERVRLRMVNVANGRVFAPSFEGLGASVIAIDGLATDRPLPASRLELAPGNRVDLDFTVPEALSNPRLEVMDHFTRRPFPLATLVVSGDVVRPPEVAAVAPPPSPDLSPARALLPAETFRLNARRGGPFGIEWTINDEAFHHEGEHASAHHKVYRLPAHQWATLRFVNESSRLHPMHVHGQFFRVVARNGASVDEGHWRDTVLIRPRETVDVAMFPQDVGAWMLHCHIQEHAEAGMMTLVDVHAEGSH
- the tmk gene encoding dTMP kinase, which codes for MSAARKKATARRPGRFIVLEGLDGAGTTTQVERLAAALRAEGHSVLTTREPSDGPVGTMIRQALTGRLGLPGGAGPLAPETLALLFAADRTDHLTARVLPALAAGQIVLCDRYVLSSLAYQGASLPMEWVEAVNACAVSPDLTLFVGVAPEVAARRRKARGGTAELFEADEAQRRIAKQYVAAIRRREQHERIVHIDGEQGIEAVTTASLVEIRKLLARKR
- a CDS encoding cupredoxin domain-containing protein, which translates into the protein MKKSLMGLLAALPLIAAAPAVASDEHAKQSEHAGHGEHSAHGGAAKKAAAPAQKPASAPATRNGVQTVDLTVTSKGFEPSDVKVKAGQPVRLVVTRKTAKTCATEIVMADLGINKPLPMDTPVTVEFTPSKSGTLRYACAMDHISGLVTIQ
- a CDS encoding sigma-54-dependent transcriptional regulator, coding for MTDRPSVLVVDDKENMRHLITRILGDAYHVRTAEDGGRALSLIQTQSFDVVVTDIRMPGADGFEVLKAVKQHAPTIEVILMTAYASVPKAVEAIKEGAYDYLPKPFDPDEASLVVARALERKRLKEQAASLRRELEGIYSFQNIIGRSAPMRALYGLLERASELDITVLITGETGTGKELVARAIHHHGPRKNRPFIAVNCGALPSELIESELFGHARGAFTGAVETKAGLFEAASGGTIFLDEIGELPLSVQVKLNRTLQDKEVRRVGDAVARRIDARVITATHRDLKAEVTAGRFREDLYYRLNVFPVHLPSLRERREDIPLLAMHFVQKAAKTYRQPVDGLEPDALRALTGYSWPGNVRQLENAIERAVAITTGSRVGPDALPPEVTGGQQGALPADPLVKMPFREAVDLARDRASRDYLIALLREFGGNVTRAAERAGMERESLHRLLKRFGLRSDDFKESP